A stretch of the Halomonas sp. BDJS001 genome encodes the following:
- a CDS encoding LysR substrate-binding domain-containing protein translates to MRDALPPLSCLRAFEVAARYCSFTQAGSELNLSQSAISRQIKRLEHDLGRLLFERHHEGLRLTPTGERYFRVVQRLLRDLGDETARLRRRGDDRQLTLASSPTIASIWLARQLPAFQRAYPNIEIRILTVEDPHRLDLAEFDLGIYYHVPHEVDPPGLLANAIFECEKVAAVCSPIYLERHGNTIKPEQLLVDHTLMVVEDHYHDWLTWEIWFQELGLAWQAPLHTLRANSFQLLMNATLAGQGVTLGWMRLLDAELQQGNLVQALPLTIPSRGKLSLFTPQHRHLTEPMRAFRHWVLDKDDSQIGQPLST, encoded by the coding sequence ATGCGTGATGCTTTACCGCCGCTATCTTGCCTGCGCGCTTTTGAGGTTGCCGCACGATACTGTAGCTTCACGCAAGCCGGAAGCGAGCTAAACCTCTCGCAAAGCGCGATTAGCCGGCAAATCAAGCGCCTTGAGCATGACCTAGGGCGCCTCCTTTTTGAACGACATCACGAGGGACTGCGGCTCACCCCCACCGGGGAGCGCTACTTTCGCGTTGTGCAACGACTATTGCGCGATCTGGGCGATGAAACTGCGCGCCTCAGGCGGCGCGGAGATGACCGGCAATTAACCCTCGCTTCAAGCCCCACCATTGCCTCGATCTGGCTGGCCCGTCAGCTGCCCGCCTTCCAGCGCGCTTACCCCAATATCGAGATACGCATCCTAACGGTAGAAGACCCGCATCGCCTTGATCTGGCGGAGTTTGACCTGGGCATCTATTACCACGTTCCCCATGAAGTCGATCCCCCGGGGCTTTTAGCGAATGCCATTTTTGAATGTGAGAAGGTAGCGGCCGTTTGTAGTCCGATTTACCTGGAGCGTCACGGCAACACCATCAAGCCTGAACAACTGCTCGTGGATCACACACTAATGGTTGTAGAAGACCACTACCATGACTGGCTTACCTGGGAGATCTGGTTCCAAGAACTTGGATTAGCGTGGCAGGCGCCGCTACATACGCTGCGCGCAAACAGCTTCCAACTACTGATGAATGCTACTCTGGCTGGGCAAGGAGTGACCTTAGGCTGGATGCGACTTTTAGATGCCGAACTGCAACAGGGGAACCTTGTTCAAGCACTGCCGCTCACCATACCCAGCCGGGGAAAGCTCTCGCTCTTTACGCCACAGCATCGACACCTGACAGAGCCCATGCGCGCCTTCCGCCATTGGGTATTGGATAAAGACGACTCCCAGATAGGTCAGCCGCTAAGTACTTAA